One segment of Theobroma cacao cultivar B97-61/B2 chromosome 9, Criollo_cocoa_genome_V2, whole genome shotgun sequence DNA contains the following:
- the LOC18589019 gene encoding putative leucine-rich repeat receptor-like serine/threonine-protein kinase At2g24130 produces the protein MVSLFHYKERMGFCKFSKFSVLFLISILFVATAEENARIGKDRVSLLLFMSGIVLDPEPALEDWNSSVHVCNWTGVQCNQARDQVVQLDLSGRSLKGTISPALANLSSLAVLDLSKNFFEGHIPGELGSLVQLKQLSLSWNLLEGNIPSELGFLHQLVYLDLANNGLVGDIPAPLFCNGSYSLQYIDLSNNSLSGRIPLKNECALHELRFLLLWSNRLVGPVPQALSNSSRLQWLDLESNMLNGELPSDMVRQMPQLQFLYLSYNEFVSHDGNTNLEPFFASLLNSSNLQELELAGNNLGGEIPPIIGYLSTNLVQIHLDDNLIYGSIPPRISNLMNLTLLNLSSNLLNGTIPHELCRMEKLERVYLSNNSLSGEIPAALGNITHLGLLDLSKNKLSGSIPDSFANLSQLRRLLLFGNQLSGTIPPSLGKCVNLEILDLSHNKLSGIIPGEVAGLRSLKLYVNLSSNHLQGPLPLQLSKMDMVLGIDLSSNNLSGTIPSQLGSCIALEYLNLSGNLLEGELPAFIGQLPYLKELDVALNQLTGDIPLTFQASSTLKEMNFSFNKFHGNISGKGAFSLLTVDSFLGNDGLCGSIKGMPNCRRKHPSHLVIILPIIMSLFATPLLFMFGYPLVLKSKFRSRLAVFNGGDFEDEEKERKELKYPRISYRQLIEATGGFRASSLIGSGRFGHVYKGTLGDNTRIAVKVLDTKTAGEISGSFKRECEVLKRTRHRNLIRIITICSKPDFRALVLPLMPNGSLERHLYPSHGLSYGLNLSQLVNICSDVAEGVAYLHHHSPVKVVHCDLKPSNILLDEDMTALVTDFGIARLVRGVDESISANDSISYSSADGLLCGSVGYIAPEYGMGKRASTQGDVYSYGVLLLEIVSGMRPTDHEGTSLHEWVKSHYPHKLEAIVEQALIRCSPAEMPTKYDEMWRDVILELIELGLMCTQYNPLTRPSMLDVALEMGRLKQYLANPASMLTGEASSKADAF, from the exons ATGGTCTCTTTGTTTCACTACAAGGAGCGAATGGGGTTTTGCAAATTTTCCAAGTTTAGTGTTCTGTTCCTGATCAGCATTCTCTTTGTAGCTACCGCGGAAGAGAATGCTAGAATTGGGAAGGATCGAGTTTCGTTGCTTTTATTCATGTCAGGCATTGTTTTAGACCCCGAACCTGCTCTGGAAGATTGGAATTCAAGTGTGCATGTGTGTAACTGGACAGGAGTCCAGTGCAACCAAGCTAGAGATCAAGTTGTGCAGCTTGACCTTAGTGGAAGGTCACTTAAAGGCACTATTTCTCCCGCTCTTGctaatctttcttctttggcGGTTCTTGATTTGTCAAAGAACTTCTTTGAAGGTCATATTCCAGGAGAGCTAGGTTCTCTTGTTCAGCTCAAACAACTTAGTTTATCATGGAATCTTCTTGAAGGAAACATTCCTTCAGAGTTGGgttttcttcaccaattagTATATCTTGATTTGGCGAATAACGGGCTTGTGGGGGATATTCCAGCTCCTCTTTTCTGCAATGGATCGTATTCTTTGCAATATATCGATCTTTCTAACAATTCTCTCAGTGGTCGAATCCCTTTGAAGAATGAATGTGCACTTCACGAGTTGAGGTTTTTGTTACTCTGGTCGAATAGACTAGTTGGTCCGGTGCCTCAAGCCCTTTCAAACTCCTCAAGGCTTCAATGGcttgatttggagtcaaatatGTTAAATGGGGAGTTGCCATCCGACATGGTACGTCAAATGCCGCAGTTGCAGTTCCTCTATTTGTCCTATAATGAGTTTGTTAGCCATGATGGTAACACTAACCTCGAAcctttttttgcttctttacTCAATTCCTCTAACTTACAAGAACTAGAATTAGCCGGAAATAATCTTGGTGGAGAGATACCTCCTATTATTGGTTATCTTTCAACCAATCTTGTACAAATTCATCTAGATGATAATCTCATATACGGTTCGATTCCTCCTCGCATTTCAAACCTTATGAATCTTACCCTCTTGAACTTGTCCAGCAACCTTTTGAATGGAACCATCCCACATGAACTATGCAGAATGGAAAAACTAGAGAGAGTTTATCTGTCAAATAATTCGCTCTCCGGTGAGATTCCAGCAGCTCTAGGAAATATTACGCATTTAGGTCTGTTAGATTTATCAAAGAACAAGCTTTCAGGTTCAATTCCTGATAGTTTTGCCAACCTCTCCCAGCTAAGAAGACTCCTGCTTTTTGGAAATCAGCTTTCAGGGACAATTCCTCCAAGTCTAGGAAAATGTGTCAACTTGGAGATTTTAGACCTTTCTCATAATAAACTTTCAGGGATAATCCCTGGTGAAGTTGCAGGATTGAGGAGCTTGAAGTTATACGTGAATTTGTCTAGCAATCACCTTCAAGGACCTTTACCACTACAGCTGAGTAAAATGGATATGGTCTTAGGAATTGATCTGTCTTCTAATAATCTCTCAGGTACAATCCCATCGCAGCTTGGGAGCTGCATTGCCCTCGAGTACCTCAACCTTTCTGGTAATCTCTTAGAAGGTGAACTTCCAGCTTTTATAGGACAGTTGCCTTACCTTAAAGAACTAGATGTAGCTTTAAACCAGTTAACTGGAGACATACCACTAACTTTTCAGGCATCATCAACTCTCAAGGAAATGAACTTCTCTTTTAACAAGTTCCACGGGAATATATCAGGCAAGGGAGCATTTTCATTGCTAACTGTAGACTCTTTCCTGGGAAATGATGGTCTTTGTGGTTCGATAAAAGGCATGCCAAACTGCCGAAGGAAACATCCTTCTCATTTGGTTATAATTTTGCCAATCATCATGTCATTGTTTGCAACTCCTTTATTGTTTATGTTTGGATATCCTCTGGTGCTCAAGTCAAAGTTCAGAAGTCGACTGGCAGTATTCAATGGAGGGGACTTTGAAgatgaggaaaaagaaaggaaagagcTCAAGTACCCAAGAATCTCATATCGACAACTTATTGAAGCCACTGGTGGGTTCAGAGCTTCAAGCTTAATTGGTTCAGGCCGGTTTGGTCATGTATATAAAGGAACTCTTGGGGACAATACAAGAATAGCTGTGAAGGTTTTGGATACAAAGACAGCTGGAGAAATTTCAGGGAGTTTTAAGAGAGAATGTGAAGTTCTAAAGAGAACCAGGCACAGAAATTTGATTAGGATCATAACAATTTGCAGCAAGCCAGATTTCAGAGCTCTTGTCCTTCCTCTGATGCCAAATGGGAGTCTAGAGAGGCATCTATACCCAAGCCACGGATTAAGCTATGGCTTAAATTTGAGTCAGTTGGTGAACATCTGTAGTGATGTTGCTGAAGGGGTTGCTTATCTGCACCATCACTCACCAGTTAAAGTTGTGCACTGTGATCTTAAACCAAGCAATATTCTTCTTGACGAAGACATGACTGCTTTGGTGACTGATTTTGGAATTGCAAGATTGGTCAGAGGTGTCGATGAGAGTATTTCTGCAAATGATTCAATCTCCTATAGCTCAGCAGATGGCTTGCTATGTGGATCTGTCGGCTATATAGCTCCTG AATATGGAATGGGCAAACGCGCCTCCACTCAAGGGGATGTATACAGTTATGGGGTCCTTTTGTTGGAAATTGTTTCAGGAATGCGACCTACTGACCATGAAGGTACAAGCTTGCATGAATGGGTAAAAAGTCACTATCCGCATAAGCTTGAAGCCATAGTAGAGCAAGCATTGATCAGGTGCAGCCCTGCTGAAATGCCAACAAAATATGACGAAATGTGGCGTGATGTAATTTTGGAACTGATTGAACTTGGCCTTATGTGTACACAGTACAATCCCTTAACGAGACCATCCATGCTAGATGTAGCCCTTGAGATGGGGCGGCTAAAGCAGTATCTCGCTAATCCTGCCTCGATGTTGACCGGAGAGGCCTCTTCTAAGGCTGATGCTTTCTGA
- the LOC18589018 gene encoding uncharacterized protein LOC18589018 → MAGSSATLPSQETDITALKEMLRTQQQLLQKLYAELDEEREASATATNEALSMILRLQGEKAAVKMEASQYKRLAEEKIGHAEESLAIFEDLMYQKEMEISSLEYQIQAYKYKLLSLGCDDLGDTEKQFPENSFSERNDAFLGEKGVKATVRRLSSLPATLPIDFYQKKSTIDEERYTFPVADLSSSIDVGNFDQVVHDKSSDSKRSSLNSAAGDYNSYWEQIRMLDEKVKEISDCKEVGQNNFSNVKVESVSGSTSSSSDPSRAKIPPKCHKIKSYEDSLGKEAIPSSACSSNTVHDIFEVPDIFEVPETSERNKTCFNGEKSRGKSILEGDNRLKKPDLIQEEPFMSPAEDEINWIKKNNFQSAKPEKKSCKLRGEMNADCISPAQYETERVKKNNLPSANHEKKLCKLRGQTNADCKSALLHPATGVNDYRSELQQLTQRVEQLESGRNNTRHEISEGREEELNLLRELREQLNSIQSEMRNWRPKKSTPSDEVTLLSLKEAMLHFWL, encoded by the exons ATGGCTGGTAGTAGCGCAACTTTGCCTAGTCAGGAAACGGATATCACAGCTTTAAAAGAAATGCTTCGCACTCAACAGCAACTTCTGCAGAAGCTTTATGCTGAGTTGGATGAGGAAAGAGAAGCCTCTGCTACTGCGACTAATGAAGCTTTGTCTATGATACTGCGTTTGCAAGGAGAAAAGgctgcagtgaaaatggaAGCAAGTCAATACAAGAGATTGGCTGAAGAAAAGATTGGCCACGCAGAGGAGTCTCTTGCAATTTTCGAAGATCTCATGTACcagaaagaaatggaaatttCTTCTCTTGAATACCAAATTCAGGCGTACAAGTACAAACTTCTAAGCTTGGGTTGTGATGATTTGGGTGATACTGAAAAACAGTTTCCAGAGAATTCATTTTCAGAAAGAAATGATGCATTTCTTGGAGAAAAGGGCGTCAAAGCCACTGTGAGAAGACTCAGCTCTCTGCCAGCAACTTTACCAATTGATTTCTATCAAAAGAAGAGTACTATTGATGAAGAAAGATATACATTTCCAGTTGCAGATTTGTCTTCAAGCATAGATGTGGGGAATTTTGATCAGGTAGTTCATGATAAAAGCTCGGATTCAAAGAGGAGTTCCTTAAACTCAGCAGCTGGTGACTACAATTCTTACTGGGAACAGATCAGAATGCTAGATGAAAAGGTGAAAGAGATTTCAGATTGTAAAGAAGTTGGTCAAAATAACTTTTCAAATGTAAAGGTTGAATCAGTGTCTGGAAGTACCAGCTCATCCTCTGATCCATCAAGAGCAAAAATTCCCCCTAAATgtcacaaaataaaaagttatgaaGATTCATTAGGAAAAGAAGCCATTCCAAGTTCTGCCTGTTCCTCTAATACTGTTCATGATATATTTGAAGTCCCAGATATATTTGAAGTTCCAGAAACCAGTGagagaaacaaaacttgctttAATGGGGAAAAGAGTCGAGGTAAGTCAATTTTGGAAGGAGATAATAGGCTTAAGAAGCCAGATTTGATTCAGGAAGAACCTTTTATGTCACCTGCAGAAGATGAAATTAACTGGATAAAGAAGAATAACTTTCAAAGTGCAAAGCCCGAGAAAAAATCATGTAAACTGAGAGGTGAGATGAATGCTGACTGCATATCGCCTGCTCAATATGAAACTGAACGGGTAAAGAAGAATAACTTGCCAAGTGCAAACCAtgagaaaaaattatgtaaaCTGAGAGGTCAGACGAATGCTGACTGCAAATCGGCTCTTCTTCACCCAGCTACTGGTGTTAATGATTATCGATCTGAGTTGCAACAGCTTACTCAGAGAGTTGAGCAGCTTGAGAGCGGGAGAAACAATACAAGGCATGAAATTAGTGAAGGAAGGGAAGAGGAGCTGAATTTGTTGAGGGAGCTACGAGAGCAGCTTAATTCAATACAATCTGAGATGAGAAATTGGAGACCAAAGAAATCCACTCCTTCGGATGAGGTCACTCTACTTTCTCTCAAAGAG GCAATGCTGCACTTTTGGCTGTAA